GGCATCGATCATGATGCTCCCCCCGTCCCTGATCACGTAGCACCGGTTGATCCCCAGGCGCTTCGAATAGATCCTGGCCGACATTCTCCCTCCGGGGACATAACAGCAGTGTATTCCTCGGTTGCTTCGGTCTGACGTTATCACGACGCGCGGTCAGCGTTTCGAGCCTCGATCTCGTACCGTCCCAGGCAATCACCAATCGCCAGGCTCCTTGTGTGTCCTTCCGTCAACTGACAACAGGCCTTAAGATGTGCATCGAAATGAATTGTTGCCAAGAACCTGGACGGTCGCCAGTCCTCCGGCTTCGATAACTGGAGAGGTGATGCCATGAAAACCATCGGTCTGGTCGGCGGCACGACTCCTGAATCAACCAAGATCTATTACGAGGGATTGATCGATGGTGCGCGACGGCCGGGCGGCAACCCGCTCCACAACCCGGAAATCATCATCTACAGCCTCAACCTCGCCGAGCTGGTCCGGCTGCAGCGCGACGGCGAACGATCGGAGGTGGTGGATTTCCTTCTCGATGTCCTGCAACGACTGCAGCGGGCCGGAGCCGAGATCGGCTCGTTCACCGCCAACACGCCCCACACCTACCTCG
The sequence above is drawn from the Acidobacteriota bacterium genome and encodes:
- a CDS encoding aspartate racemase — encoded protein: MKTIGLVGGTTPESTKIYYEGLIDGARRPGGNPLHNPEIIIYSLNLAELVRLQRDGERSEVVDFLLDVLQRLQRAGAEIGSFTANTPHTYL